The Cardiocondyla obscurior isolate alpha-2009 linkage group LG29, Cobs3.1, whole genome shotgun sequence DNA window cgcgtcttcgcggaaagtttcttctcgccggcAGTGGTCTCAGATTGCaaacgggcaacatacgcacactaggcacaatgccgtgtctgTGTACGCCCGCAGCGCCTCCAACGCCTCGGCCAGCGTCGGCTGCTGGAAGAGCGCAGACGTATGTCATATCTGACTCTGTCTCTCTAGAACTACAGCCGACGTCGTGATAAACTCATTTCTCACCGATGAGcaaacttgtaattttttcttttattgcgcaacaaaacattatttaattaattatgtacatacatatattgataaataaaatttcattataaaattaaatattggcCCCATGTTATATGTTATATGTGTAccgcaattaaataatctaaataaagtaaaacaaattaaataacatttaacaaaattttttattacaaaatttcgttctttaaaatatttaaaaacttttttaattttataaaaacaaaaacattttgcaaaaatgtatataataatgattattttacgtgaatattttacttctttgcgtaaaaaatacatttgctACGATTGTATCAAAATAAACTCCCTCCGATTATTCCGAGTACTTCGGCACTGCTATTCGGTGTTACTATGTCAAAATGCGAACACATACGCATACTGTTATGTATTGCGCACGTGTATATGTGTTGCAGCTCTTTTATTTCGATGCTTTGATCGCTTATCTAGCGCGATGTTTCCGCATTGTCACAAAGCGTCTAGACGTTCTGGTGATCGTTGCGAATTTAGAACTTTCTTTTCCATCTCAAGCCTTCATTCTGgtacttatttctttcttatttcatttttatttcctatttcatttttttacttctttcttttacaacgtttatatttctacttttttttcttattttttataccttgctattcttttatttaactttgtcTTACTTCTTTactatctttttttctattcttttttattatacatttcttcttattttatttttttatttcttatcttAAAATGGAAACGTATGATGAACAAACAATCAAACCCAAGCGAAAATTTTCTAAAGCATGgcttaataatgaaaaatataaatcttagTTACGTGAAGTACCAACAGATTGTACGCTTTTCCATTGCATTAAATGCAACAAAAACTTCTCATGTTCATCGTACGTTTCCAAGCATATGGATTCTGcgtgtcataaaaaaaatacattagaAAGTTCACCATTAGACGAACATCAGGTACAacgcaaaagtatttttcaatataaatggCTTTGTCGACCAGATACTAAATTATGGTTGCGCGAAGtaccaaataatttaaataaattcttttgcaaaatttgCGACAAAGAATTTACGGGTGGAAAATCTCAAATTTTAAGACACGCAGAATCCATATTGCACAAAAGTAACAGCGAAAAAAGTGATTTAGAAATAAGCAATTCGAATACCGATTTAGATACACAAACTGAAGAATCTCTTTTGTCGTTTGATGATCGGAAAAAATTCGCTGAAATTCGATTTGCAGGATTAATTGCTGAAAAGAATATTCCTCATCAAACAGCAAAAGAGATTCTcagtctttttcaagacatagGAAAAGATCCTAATGTCTTGAAAAGCATGAGCATGGGTTCGACAAAAtgccgaaatattatttctaatgtaCTATGTCCAGTTGAAACAGAAAATGTTGTTGATATAGTGAGAAACAcaaaattttcgatttttattgaTGAGACATCCGATattactaacaataaatgGATGACGTTTCTTGTACGGTTCatagattttttcttttttcacacTAATTCTTTACCAACATTACTAttcatgtaatataatatattattttaatgatatgCAGGTATACAAAATcttagaatatttttacacacatacatacacagtACATCAGTGGCATAAATTACAGtgaatagtttttttttaatgacaattataaaataaaatcattttagTAAATTATGCGTATTACAAgagaaaaagttttttctGAATCAGGGTTTAAATGAGGAAGTGACCTTACCACGTTTACAAGAGAAATTAAAGCTGGATAATTTGGATTTTGATTTGAttcgcgttttaaaattttttgccaCATTTCATCAAAGCTAATTGTTGCAAGAGATTGTTTTTCTTCAGGTGAAAAATCTGAATATAACGCAAGCCATTCTTGCTTTAAACTATTTTCGTCAAAACCGGATAAACGTTTTGCAATAAACGAAACATCATTGAATGTCGAATCTCTATTACTATCAAATAAAGCTTTCTGCGGTAAAAAGACTTgaagtttatataaaaatatattattaacaggtaatctttttttaatttctgtcgcagcagttatataaaattgtaaacagTTTTGTCGTATAACTGTAACAACATTTGCATGTCCTTCCATTAATTCACTGAGATAATCTTCGCATTCTGATCCTAAAGTTATTTCGAAAAGAGGTTTATAATTATCCGTTtcattaaatgataaatttgtaaGAATTTTATCTAAGACGtctaattttaagaaatttgtaCAAACTTGAACAAGAAAATCGACAGATTTAGATTGTAGTAAATGAATTTTTGTTTCGGCGGCTTGAAAGTACGcgttaaaaatgttgaaaacatttaaaatatattttaaaaacagaaaatatgCTTTTGTCTCTACGTTAAtcattaaagataataaatattccgcAGACTTTGATTTTTCATTAACGACCATgtcatgtaaaaaatattgtattgaATCCCACGATTCTAAAACTCTGTCGACACAAGAATAATGTGTCAGCCACCGAGTGTcgcacaattttaatattttatgcgtaTTATTTTGGAAACATTCCGTAAATTCATTGAAAACGGCTAAACGTTTTGggctattattaatataagtagaaatttttcttaaaaattcttcGCAAATATGAGGTATTACTGCACATGCAGCGTTTGCAGCCAATGCAGCAGAATGACAAGGACATGAAAATGttagtaaatttttacatctttcttccaattttgttttaaatgataaatgttTTCCTGTCATGACGGAAGCATTGTCGCATGACAGGGCGAGAATATTAGAAAATGGAATTTGTAGTTTGTACATTTCGGATTTAaacgcgttaaataatttctctgcACTACAATCTCTTGCATCAATAtcaattagttttattaattgtgttCGGACATTAAATGATTCGGGATCTATGAACCGTACAAGAAACGTCATCcatttattgttagtaatTTCAAATGCGTcgttgataaaaattgaacaatTCGTATTtcggataattttaaatcagtTTTTTATGCTACTGaaacacgcacgcacgcacacacacacacacacacacacacacacacagagGGTTTGGAGTCATAAAATACTGTGGAAGTGACGAACCACGGGGTCCTGATCTCTGGTGTGACACATCttgacacacacacacacacacacacacacacacacacagagAGGGTTTGGAGTCATAAAATACTGTGGAAGTGACGAACCACGGGGTCCTGATCTCTGGTGTGACACATCttgacacacacacacacacacacacacacacacacacacacacacagagAGGGTTTGGAGTCATAAAATACTGTGGAAGTGACGAACCACGGGGTCCTGATCTCTGGTGTGACACATCttgacacacacacacacacacacacacatacccacacacacacacagagAGGGTTTGGAGTCATAAAATACTGTGGAAGTGACGAACCACGGGGTCCTGATCTCTGGTGTGACACATCTTGATTTTGTAAACCttcattatcattaaaatattgaatattcgatttgtttatttttttcttaattttttggaataatttttcactcgaaaattaaaaaaatataattacttgaaataacaattatgaattaaaattctttttatggTTGCCACAAAATGAATGTTAATATAAGAAACAAAATGTCATTATTTGTAATTGacaatattatcattatctttTGAAGTACCATTTTAATAGTTTCagtgaaattttattccaaaaaattaaaagattttatgctttatttaatacaatatatatacaagtaatattcatatattaattacaagaccaaatagagaaaaagattgtttttaatttttaatgtgtagataaataaaattgttttgtttttttattgacaaaaatatataattttattgaaagtgtttgctttaaaatttaactaataaaattagatttttttggcaaattttatttacataattatcaGAAATTtagactttaatttttaagattttttaagattgttacataaaaattataatatactatTTTAAGATAActctataatttaaaaaaaaaaatgagtacTAATCATTAAGATTATGATGTGCACAatgaaaatcaattaaatcaaATGTTTATATCGTTAATGTTGATTTCGAACGtatattttgaattatatGAAAGTTTGAATTAAACTAAAGTTATTCCTCAACTTCATAATCATTCCATcgatattatataatactCCAAAAGAAATTACATAACATTAAGAATACTGAAGATATACTATatcaacgtaaaataaaaaaatacgtcaatcttgaatttaaagaattgaagaaaattcaaggaatttaagaaattgaataaagataagaaagtaaaaaaattcaaggCAGTCAAGAAATGCAAGACTGTCAAGAAATGCAAAACTATCAAGAAATGCAACACTGTCAAGAAATTCAAGACAGTCAAGAAAATCAAGAAGTTCAAGAGATTCTAGACATTCcaaaaagttaagaaattcAAGAATTTCAAGAAAGTCAAGAAATTCAAGAATTTCAAGAAAGTCAAGAAAATCAAGAAGTTCAAGAGATTCTAGACATTCcaaaaagttaagaaattcAAGAATTTCAAGAAAGTCAAGAAATTCAAGAATTTCAAGAAAGTCAAGAAAATCAAGAAGTTCAAGAGAGAGTCTAGACATTCcaaaaagttaagaaattcAAGAATTTCAAAAAAGTCAAGAAATTCAAGAATTTCAAGAAAGTCAAGAAATTCAAGAATTTCAAGAAAGTCAAGAAAATCAAGAAGTTCAAGAGAGTCTAGACATTCcaaaaagttaagaaattcAAGAATTTCAAGAAAGTCAAGAAATTCAAGAATTTCAAGAAAGTCAAGAAAATCAAGAAGTTCAAGAGAATCAAGACATTCcaaaaagttaagaaattcAAGAATTTCAAGAAAGTCAAGAAGTTCAAGAAATTCAAGAATTTCAAGAAAGTCAAGAAGTTCAAGAAAGTCAAGAAGTTCAAGAAAGTCAAGACATTTTAAAAAGTCAAGAAATACAAGATTgctaataattatcaaaaaatgaaaaaatttaagaagtGGCCCAATGTGGAAAAGTACTATTTACATTTTCTGCAtctttacaaataaaaaaaattatgatttgaAGAAGATTCAAAACTGTTCTCAGTTCAGCAAGACCTTCCTTCTGGCATTTCTGGCTTTGGCTAATATGAAAGTATAGCTATGTATACTTTTTAGCTGGGTATACGAAGATAACACTCGTATTCTGTGATCATATATTCAAGTCATATTTGACAGACCTACCTAGCTGAAATCAAGAAATATGCCACAACCCGGAgtaaataaaagtacaaaagGACAAAAAACACTcttaaaatggaaataatttaaaacaatattttatcaaaattcagAAGTTTCCACACTCATTTTGAAGAATATGGATGCACTTAGTTAATTCAAACTGAagatactttattaatataacttaATGCAAAATCGCGttatacaatttttccttgtgcacattgaataatattaaatattgtactcctttttcatttaaaaaatataataacaatagAATGACAAAGTATAGAGTTAActttaaatagatatatagaaaataaatataagattattactatataacaaaaatgtaatttaaaaagtaacaatAACTTTTGccaaataaatttagtttttttattttgttaaaatgtattaaacaattatataaattaattatatttataaaaagcaaaataattttttttgagacacagaatttttggaaaaagtataacatgttataaatataacattaaaacgGAATTTATTccttgttaataatatataaaacacattttattttttgttttctctttttggtctaaaacttttttctttgaaaattaaaacaaaaaaaaatattaagatggAAAGTTTTAAAATCGACACcatcaatatatatatgtatatatattgcagaattaaataaagcatGTATACGCTTTTTTTAATGTGAGGATCACTTTagacaatttataaaaaaaaacaggatattattctgttaatagctttgtatattattgtacggatatataatatttataacttataataGTAAACAGTTcattcatatatgtatacatttatatatacatatatatgtatatggaaTACTGTTTctaatctttttatatattataaattgtataaagtgatcttaattaacaatcatAACTGTTACTTTTGTTGCTCTTCTATActtatctttttctattttctttacaacTATTGTATACTATGTTTGTTCTCTATCCTTTAAATCTGTTCACTTTATCTATCCTTTTGCTTGTTCTTTTTACCTATCCTTTTATCTATTCTTCTAATCTATTCTTTGTTCTCTTTTCACTTCTTCTTTATTTGtaggaaatataaaaaattgtttttattatttaattaaaattttttaattattttattatttatttatttaattatttaattatctaatttaattttaaataataaaaacaattttatatttcctcCTGACGGAAGAGACCACCACCTTCTCGCGGTTTCCGTTGAGCAACAACGTGTGCGTATGTACAAAAAAGGTGTACacagcaaaattattaatttttttatactttattattatattacatgtaattattttttaatatatgtgtattaataagtaatttgtttaaaaacaatacgtaCACGTTGGCCAAGAgtggattttatttattctctttatattttatttttcttattattttaatttttatttagattatttaattgcggtatacattatatatcatttaatatGGGGccagtatttaattttataataaaattttatttatcaatatatgtatgtacataatttaattgaataatgttCTGTTgcgcaataaaagaaaaaattacaagtttgCTCATCGGTGAGAAATGAGTTTATCACGACGTCGGCTGTAGTTCTAGAGAGACAGAGTCAGATATGACATACGTCTGCGCTCTTCCAGCAGCCGACGCTGGCCGAGGCGTTGGAGGCGCTGCGGGCGTACAcagacacggcattgtgcctagtgtgcgtatgttgcccgtctgcAATCTGAGACCACTGCTCGCCGGGGCGTGTAACTCGTCGACGAGTCGCCTTCTCTCAGGACCCGTGTCGTTAGACTTGCGTGATCTAGACATGGTCAATCACGTCCCGCGGAACGCCGATTCTGTCGCTTGATTCCTccagtcgattaatttataatcaaaccagcCTCACGCAGTTCTTCGATAATTGACAGAATTTCGTTGTCGTGACCGTTGTGACCGGCTtgacgcgaagcatccagcaatctaagacgatccacgagctcgttggGATCGTCCCAttgcacgtagtcgatcgcgtgatcgttcaacgtcatgaggtgaggtaatcctttaccggaactttttcttctcgatttcctggccGAATCGCTCAAcatcagcggtgcgatcaccttcatATACTTTAagcctctgttacccatgacgcgaccgtcgtcgctgaaatctttTTTATGCGCGTTTGTCACTTCGAGTATActtttgtagtgacgtttatccgtCTCGGTGTAAGCGGTTACGTggggtaccttcttgaaaatcaactcatacagaccttccgttccaggatatctcttaccagcgacgattatatcgtcgttcttatggtcgaattcaacgtgtttgttcccgagcattactttgtttgtgtcaaagtatataccgaaaacgtcgtcgatatttattcttctgccaccgctcgccgcttcaaGGTACATCGTTGCCAGCGATACGTTGGGCCGCGGTGTCGATACGCCAGGTCGTGGCGTCAATATGCCGGACCGCGGCGTTGATGCccggggccgtggcgtcgacggaggTTCGACGTTTTCCGTCGTAACGTatgaatcgacggtcgtatcaccaaatgacggattagctacaaTCGTATCACCCAAAGTTGCCGatgacaacgaatcgtcaaacgtgacgtttaaacgccgttcgggttttggtgtcgaccacaatcgtcgctccaaTTTCGGCGTCAAACGCTCCGATTTTGACTCCATTTTCGGTACCGCAATACCGGATTCCTCAACGGTCTCAACCATCCGTTTTAGAGGTTTgacgatgggcttgaggcgcttctccgacgcgatgtcggcgtcgatcgtgtcggtcttTATGGCTCGATGCTTTCTGCGAATCGCCccgctcgtcttctcgatctcccgcgtaatcttttcacgctCGCACACGTCGCGGTTGTCATCTTTCCTCGTCATATCGATCAATCGATTGTATTCCCGCGGTCTGTTCTCGACAAAGCGTCTTTGGCGACTGGttgtcgcgcgatttcgacaacctgttaaatcaactcgacggtaccgcgaacacgtcgaatcctcgcctgtatcgcccgttgtcgagcggactgtccttgtcgatcaCCGCGAATCCGTGATTgcgttgccagcattcgcgacacaacacgctgaactcaaacctaccgcaggtgcctcgagcattataatcaaccctggcaagaaacgcaaATCGACagacctgctccgttaatccgagagtgcggtgagtgtcaacgtcgtctaccgattcgttggaagtaaagtgctgcggcaagggtctgttgaatcgcgcgataaacgcccttcccttcgaactgcacatccccggttatcaattttgcggcccgggaactcgattgaaggaacgcatagcgagaggtgATCGAGGCATCAATCCGTTGGACaaagcgtgtcgcgagcacgacttggcgtacgcgcgaagcaacgatctcacggacagacacgcagcggacagagaactcgccaagagagcgggaaaacgcgttatagcgagagattcaggcttacgcgagagagccgccgcagcagccgtgtgggctgtGATGAAAGCTAAAACAAAAATCGGCATGGGTATGTCTGCTACGACTAAGAAGAAGAGGTTaaggactgtgagaaacagaacgattacgaagaggcggaaaagtacgattcgcaaaaaacgcatgcttccaacagcaaagcgcggtAGCATGCTGCCGATTATTCCGATTTTCGGTGCAGTCGGAtcgcttgtcggtggagctgcgagtatagcgagagccgtaaacgagagaagaactgcgcgcgcagcggccggtggatccggcgtacatctggccccgtacaacggtggacggggtctctTTCTCAAGCCttacaggtacggcagaggtacgactgttgcgaagagaggaagaaaaaaaaacgtcgagaagaggttaaaaatgcccacgggtgctactacgaacgtgcaattgaatcatctggccagacgtatgcgcgttccttatttcagaggtgtatttatgcgcgacgccctacctacgagtggcgcgcgtacaaacgagagcggcatcgtgaacctggacaacgtgacgggtccggggactcactgggtagcgtacgccaaaaggggagattgcgtcgcgtactttgacggcttcggtaatctccgaccgcctgTGGAATTGGTGCGATATCTCGAAGTCGGCGT harbors:
- the LOC139112488 gene encoding uncharacterized protein DDB_G0285291-like, which codes for MQDCQEMQNYQEMQHCQEIQDSQENQEVQEILDIPKKIQEFQKSQEIQEFQESQEIQEFQESQENQEVQESLDIPKKIQEFQESQEVQEIQEFQESQEVQESQEVQESQDILKSQEIQDC